The genomic region GATGGGGTGACCGTTCCATGGATAAGCTGAAGGAGTTGAACGGTGAATTCGATATCTCGTAATCCGCCAGGTGCAAGTTTCAGTTGAGCGTCACCATCACGTTGGACAGGAGGCGAATGTTCGACTTGTGTTTTCATCTGGCGAATCTCGGACAGCCGGTCGGTGCCTAATTGTGCTGGCCACACCATGGACACGCCCGCCGCAATTAATGCCTCACCGATTTCGGTATTACCGGCCACATGACGTGCTTTGAGAAAGGCCTGAGCTTCCCAGGTTTTAGCCCACCGTTTCCAGTAGTGCTGCCAACTTTCTAGTGGACGAGTAAGGGGGCCGTTACGGCCCTCAGGACGGAGACCGGCATCCATCTCGTAGACCGCGCCAAGGGGTGTATGTCCTCCGAGAATCTGAAGCACTCGCTTGGCTGTGAGGTCTGCGGCTTGGGCATTGCCATCGTGAACAAAAACGACATCAACATCAGAAATATAGTTCAACTCACGACCACCAAGCTTGCCCATTCCGATCACCGCCAACCCGCCAGGATTGTCTAGCCAAGTCAAGGTCGCTTGGATAAGACCCTGGGCTAGGTCGGCAAGCTGATGCCCGACGGCAGGCATCGCAGCGTGTCCGATGAGATCACGTACTGCGATTTGGATAAGATATTGGCGTTGGATAGCTGCAAGATGGACTGCCATATGAGCGTCATCGGCCGGTTCACCAGGGGCGGGGGCATCCTGGAGGGCCTTTGTGGCAATCTCATCGGGTGTGTACGCATGATCTGGGTCGATTATGGCGTGAACCCAGTCGGGGTGGTCGCCAATCCAACGTCCGATTGCAGGGCTAGCTGGGGCGAGCGCGTTGGCGTTCACATGGTCAACAAGCCATGGGTCGTGTTCGATTGCTCGTTCCCAGCCAACCCAGGTACCCATCAGAGCACCGGCAGAAAGCGTTCAAGTTCGTAGGGGGTGACTTGGCGGCGGTATTCGTCCCAATCATTCCATTTATTGCGTAAGAAATACTCAAAGACATGCTCACCTAAGGCCTGAGCAACCAATTCGCTTTCTTCCATCGCAATGAGTGCCTCACTATAGGTGATAGGCAATAACTCAATATTGGCGGCCCGAAGCTCTGCCGGACTCATCTCATAGAGATTATTGGCTGCCTCGGGCGGGAGTTCATACCCCTGGCGTATGCCCTCTAACCCAGCGGCCAATATCACCGAAAAAGCAAGATAAGGATTGCAGGCAGGGTCAGGGCTACGGTATTCAATTCGACGACTGCTTGCTTTATTAGGCTTGGTCCGTGGTACGCGGATGAGACTAGAGCGATTACTCGCACCCCAGCAGACATGTACGGGTGCTTCATATCCAGGAACAAGGCGTTTATAACTATTGATCCACTGGTTCGTTACTGCGGTAATTTCTTTCGCATGGCGTAAAAGTCCAGCCATAAATTGTTGGGCTACTCGACTCAACCCGTACGGTTGGTCAGGGTCGTTAAACGCGTTGTGATCGCCTTCAAACAAACTGAGGTGGGTATGCATTGCACTCCCCCAAGCCCCCGCGATTGGTTTGGGCATGAATGTTGCATGGATGCCATGTTTTAGTGCCACCTGCTTGATGACATGACGGAATGTCACGATATTGTCCGCACAAGTCAGCGCGTCAGCGTACCGTAAATCAATTTCGTGTTGGCCCGGACTTACTTCATGATGGCTATATTCAACCGGGATACCCATCGCTTCAAGGATGTCGACTGCCTCTGAACGAAACACGCTTGGTAACCGGTCAGGAACTGAATCAAAATACCCCCCACGGTCAATTGGGGTGGGGTCGGCGATGCTATGTAACAAGTAAAACTCAATCTCGGGATGCACGTACATGGTGAATCCCATATCTTCAGCAACACTCAGGTTACGACGCAATACTTGGCGTGGATCAGCATTGAATGGTTCGCCATCAGGAGTAAACACGTCACCAAACATGCGAGCAACTGCCGGTCCTGGGGTACCATCTTTCCATGGTAAAAGCCGCAGCGTGGCCGGGTCAGGGAAGACAACCATGTCTGATTCTTGTACCCGGCTGAACCCGTCAATTGCACTACCATCAAACCCGCAGCCTTCAGCGAAGGCTCCGGGAACCTCGTTGGCTGTCATTGCGACGCTCTTGAGATTACCCACAACATCAGTAAACCAAAGTCGGATATATCCGATGTCACGCGACTCAATCGTATCCAGTACGTATTCTTGCTGGTGATCCATTCCCCAGATCCTAAATTATTTAAAGGCTCCTCGATGTCTTTTCTCGCACTTGTAACCCTCTTATCCGCAACATCCGTAGAAAACGCGATTATCAATCAAGCGAACGCCCTTGACGATTGGCGTTCCGGACTCGGTTTTATTCCGGCACATCAAATCGCGGACCAAACACCCAAGCGGGTTCCGGCACAACACGAATATGTGCTAACTGCGGTGAGCAAAGAAGCCCTTGATGACCTCGCATTAACCCACGACCTCAAACGTATTACTGATGTTGATGCGCTTATTACTGATCCAACTCGTTTTGACCGAGACGATGACCGCATCGCCGATATCACCAGCAACGAGGTAGCCACATTCTCACAGCTTCCCCAAGACAATCTTCGTGAAGGGGCGCTCAATATTGTGAGCCCCGGTGATCCACTCCGGGTTCATCAGTGGGCCCTCGACCAGATTGGTATAAATGACGGCACTCCCAGAGGAAGTAGCCAACAAAAAATCGCCATCATTGATTCAGGCATTTGGGATGGCCATCCAGACTTAGCTGGTCGAGTGACCCAACATTTTTATACCGGTGAAGGGAAAGTTGAATCGGTTGTCCCCAAAAATGATCAGTGCCATGTCGGCCATGGGACCTATGTCGCAGGGGTGACATCTGCCACCGCATTTAACGGATTAGGTGGGCGTGGTATCGCTCCAGAAGCTCAGCTTATTGACATTAATGCGCTAGACATCTCGGCTTGTAAAGAAGGCCCTACCCTCGCATCAACCGTGGCAGCCATTGATTTGGCCACCGAGTTAAAAGTCGATGTGATGGTGATGAGTTTTGGTTTCCGGTGGGGCCACTGCACCTACACCTTGCAACATGCATTAGACCGCGCCCGAGCAGCCGGAATCACAGTTGTTGCGGCGGCTGGCAACTCGTACCAGAGCCGATTGAAACACCAGCCAGAAGTACCAGCATCCTGTGATGGTGTACTCAGTGTTGCGGCCACTCATCGGGGTGGAGAAGTGGCCGCCTATTCAACTCGTAATGCGTGGATCGATTTGGCCGCCCCGGGAGGTCAAGCTGCTCCACCAATGGGTTTCGGGGGTTTCGATAAACAGATTTTGACCACAAATGTGCCCCGTATGGCCACACCGACGTCACCGCAGCTCTACACCGGCGTTGCTGGTACCAGTTTTGCCGCCCCGCAAGTTGCGGCCTTAGCGGCGTTGATTCGACAAGCGCGACCTCAGTCAACACCAGACGACATCGAATCAATCCTTGAACATACCGCGAGTTTAAACACTGAGTC from Stomatohabitans albus harbors:
- a CDS encoding glutamine synthetase family protein is translated as MDHQQEYVLDTIESRDIGYIRLWFTDVVGNLKSVAMTANEVPGAFAEGCGFDGSAIDGFSRVQESDMVVFPDPATLRLLPWKDGTPGPAVARMFGDVFTPDGEPFNADPRQVLRRNLSVAEDMGFTMYVHPEIEFYLLHSIADPTPIDRGGYFDSVPDRLPSVFRSEAVDILEAMGIPVEYSHHEVSPGQHEIDLRYADALTCADNIVTFRHVIKQVALKHGIHATFMPKPIAGAWGSAMHTHLSLFEGDHNAFNDPDQPYGLSRVAQQFMAGLLRHAKEITAVTNQWINSYKRLVPGYEAPVHVCWGASNRSSLIRVPRTKPNKASSRRIEYRSPDPACNPYLAFSVILAAGLEGIRQGYELPPEAANNLYEMSPAELRAANIELLPITYSEALIAMEESELVAQALGEHVFEYFLRNKWNDWDEYRRQVTPYELERFLPVL
- a CDS encoding S8 family serine peptidase produces the protein MSFLALVTLLSATSVENAIINQANALDDWRSGLGFIPAHQIADQTPKRVPAQHEYVLTAVSKEALDDLALTHDLKRITDVDALITDPTRFDRDDDRIADITSNEVATFSQLPQDNLREGALNIVSPGDPLRVHQWALDQIGINDGTPRGSSQQKIAIIDSGIWDGHPDLAGRVTQHFYTGEGKVESVVPKNDQCHVGHGTYVAGVTSATAFNGLGGRGIAPEAQLIDINALDISACKEGPTLASTVAAIDLATELKVDVMVMSFGFRWGHCTYTLQHALDRARAAGITVVAAAGNSYQSRLKHQPEVPASCDGVLSVAATHRGGEVAAYSTRNAWIDLAAPGGQAAPPMGFGGFDKQILTTNVPRMATPTSPQLYTGVAGTSFAAPQVAALAALIRQARPQSTPDDIESILEHTASLNTESKPNKTLGWGEINVPRALELAQSTTPLPPRAYELPYPVGPQSVRMSTGTSHPITRIGSTQDPISQAVEISQYTFVDRDKDPQKDRRGKAQWGVLARSDVHADALSGASLTLGVGPLLYTTPSLSEQSANELTRTLTPGSRVYLLGGPDALPTTMDDQVRKLGFEPIRLAGDTRIETSIAIANEVRNLVKAQGIDMVPASLITSHDAWSDSVGAGYLGAIAGLPVFLNPKDEMHPLVSDAIKADELIYAVGGEARLSDHVLWTLRQPRSQGSVIRLAGPDRFHTMVVTAARIERVRTASMSSLGVVNFEDEQGWSTALAAAVPSAAFSQLPVAVSTTRVDPDVLTYVASIGLPVTVWGPTGTISTDIANQVRGFSTSNYLLNNR